The Canis aureus isolate CA01 chromosome 24, VMU_Caureus_v.1.0, whole genome shotgun sequence genome includes a window with the following:
- the LOC144296470 gene encoding uncharacterized protein LOC144296470 — MQHLFNSNPHWDFGAFRRLSHLVQETHLNLSRFAHQFLDPGTYVFQDNGLPESIMVVLVKKKGAACDPGLSPIQPSSPYQLGRHGVLRHRPPNLGPDWAVITGVLLAIGLATFLLTGLSLLLRPPPAQACPVRTWQPQWRGTGEPHMPTEYVPLRDSLLSYEDLGPRGTGEGADSREKAITQGTGEPLLVKTLEDFSIRTLYNKLEDQNLHVAAQLRKHRSDALAFYRGASLQLQGLKDILQPLCTTEQQALDRSEGPAMEANTGARTDTGQSEESWGHRTAASPRAHWRHPLGERQGPGGTTMRAD, encoded by the exons ATGCAGCATCTGTTCAACAGCAACCCCCACTGGGACTTTGGTGCCTTCAGGAGACTCAGCCACCTGGTACAAGAGACTCACCTCAACCTCTCAAG GTTTGCCCACCAGTTTCTAGATCCAGGCACATATGTATTTCAAGACAACGGGCTGCCTGAGAGCATCATGGTGGTGCTGGTAAAGAAGAAAGGAGCAGCCTGCGATCCTGGTCTATCCCCTATACAGCCCTCCTCCCCATATCAGCTGGGCAGGCACGGAGTTCTCAGGCACAGACCACCGAACCTGGGCCCAGACTGGGCAGTGATCACAG GAGTGCTACTGGCTATTGGTTTAGCAACCTTTCTGCTGAcaggcctcagcctcctactGAGACCCCCACCGGCCCAGGCCTGCCCTGTGAGGACTTGGCAGCCCCAGTGGAGGGGCACTGGGGAACCTCACATGCCCACTGAGTATGTGCCCCTCAGAGACAG CCTTCTGTCTTATGAAGACCTTGGTCCTCGGGGAACTGGGGAAGGAGCTGATTCCAGGGAGAAAGCCATTACCCAGGGCACAG GAGAGCCACTCCTTGTGAAGACCCTGGAGGACTTCAGCATCCGTACTCTCTATAACAAGCTCGAGGACCAGAATCTGCACGTGGCAGCCCAGCTGAGGAAGCACAGGAGTGATGCCCTGGCCTTCTACAGGGGTGCAAGCCTACAGCTCCAGGGTCTCAAG GACATTCTGCAGCCTCTCTGCACAACTGAGCAGCAGGCTCTGGACAGGAGTGAAGGCCCAGCAATGGAAGCCAACACTGGTGCCAGGACAGACACGGGGCAGAGTGAGGAATCATGGGGTCACCGCACTGCAGCTTCACCCAGGGCACACTGGCGGCACCCTCTAGGTGAGAGGCAGGGGCCCGGGGGCACAACCATGAGGGCAGACTGA